TAAAACCTATCTCTTCTAAAACCGTTAATATTTCTGCCTTTGATACATTTTCGTTGCCGGTCACATCTATAATCAGTACGAAGCTAGATACCACCAATAATAGAATCAAAGAAAAAAATGCCCCCAATATAAGCATTTTTCTTTTCTTTACTTTACTAAACCAAAAAGGATAGCCATTTTTCTCGGATATATATACCTTACATCCTGCCCTTCGGGCCAGTTTTCGTAGTGTTTTAAAAGCTTTAATTCCTATTTTAGCCTCTAGGGTTGTATAGTTGATTCTTTGAATATCCCATAGGTAGATTTCTCTAGCTATACACATATTGATAAATCTTTCCAAAGCTAAACCTTCTATTTTTATAATAACATAGCCTCTTAAATAATTCCATAGTTTCAGTATTAACAACTATATCACCCCTTAATCCGTGAATTCCACCTGCTGAATTTCCCCTACTATGATAATTTCCTCTAGAATAATATTTTTTAAAAGTAGGTTTTTGCCAATAATCCTCAATACGCCACTTTTGGTATTAATTCTTACTCGGTTACTACTATACTCTATAATTCCTTTATGATTTTCTATATAAATCTGGAGATTGCCTACCATCGTAATTTTAGGTATATCCAAAATAATATCTTTAGGCAACTCTAAAATTTCTGCTAAACTTTTTTTTATTTCTTCATTTTTTTTCATTCGGCACACCTCCTTTATATATTCAATTTTTATGCTTTATTACTTTTATGTAGACCATAAAAAAGATAGAAGATGTACTTGACATCTTCTATCTTTTTAGCGCCTTAGGCTTTCCTAATATCTCTGACATAATAATCCCCTGCAGGAGGGCTTTCTCATCAAAGGAAATCCCCTGATTTACAGGTTTTTCTTGAATTTCATTTTCATATATGGTTTTTTCCTGCAAGGATTCTCTGGTTTCTCTCATAGGTTGCCTTTGTTCTAATACTTGCTTTGTTTTTAAATCCTTGTCTTGCATATCCTCCTCATAATAATTTTCATATTCATAAGGGGTTTCATAGACAGGCTCTTCTTCTGCCATTTCAGTTGAAGCAGTATTTTCTTTAAATACTGTTTCAAAGTCTCCCTTTAATTCTTTAAAAAGTTCCCCTAATCTTCCCTTATGGTTTATCGTTGGAGTTTCAGACTCTCCATTGGTTTCACGAGGGACTGGAGGCTTGTTGTTTTTTTTATTCTTGCCGAAAAGGGAGCTTATAATAGCAAAAATGATAAATATGATAATACTTTCCACAGCTGCATCACTTCCTTTTTCTATCGACTGTGGTATCAGTCTTATTCCTGCAGAGAATATACTACTTCTTCACATCTTTTTTGGCTGTATCATCTGTTGATTTATTGACTTTAGAGATCGCTTCCCTCATATTGGTATCTGCTAAAACATTTTTCATATTATAATAATCCATTACACCTAATTTACCTTCTTTTAAAGCAGTAGCCATAGCTTTAGGGACTTCTGCCTCTGCCTCTACAACCTTTGCTCTCATTTCTTCAACCGCTGCCTTCATTTCTTGCTCCTTCGCCACCGCCATGGCTCTCCTTTCTTCTGCCTTCGCTTGAGCAATACGCTTGTCAGCCTCTGCTTGGTCGGTTTGAAGCTGTGCACCTATATTTCTTCCGATATCTATGTCAGCAATATCAATAGATAGAATTTCATAAGCTGTTCCTGCATCTAAGCCCTTATGCAAAACTGTTCTAGAGATCAAATCTGGATTTTCTAATACATCCTTGTGGGTACCGGCTGAGCCTACAGTAGTTACAATTCCTTCTCCTACCCTAGCAATAATCGTTTCTTCTCCAGCACCACCAACAAGCCTTTCAATATTGGCCCTTACAGTAACCCTAGCTTTGGCCATTACCTCTATACCATCCTTTGCAACAGCAGCAATTTTAGGGGTCTCGATTACTTTAGGGTTAACACTTACCTGCACCGCTTGCAACACATCTCTACCAGCTAAGTCAATAGCTGCCGCTCTTTCAAACTCTAGATTAATATCTGCTCTTTGTGCCGCTATTAAAGCATCTGCTACCTTATTTACATCTCCTCCTGCTAAATAGTGGGCTTCTAGTTTATCAATATTTAAGTCTAAACCCGCCTTATTGGCCTTAATGAGAGGATTGACAATTCGTACAGGCTGTACTCTTCTAAAACGCATTCCTACCAATGTAAAGATGCCTATTTTTACTCCTGAAAAATAAGCTGTAATCCATAATCCTACTGGAATAAAACTTAGCAAAACCGACAGCAATATAAAAGCAATTGCTAATAAAATAAGTAATGGAACAAATGCTGGCATATAAAATCCCTCCTAATTAATTTTTTTAACAATAATTCTTCGACCTTCTACTTTCACTACCTTTACTTTGCTTCCTGCTTCAATAAAAGCTCCTTCTGAAACGACATCCAGCAGTTCTCCCTGAATATCTATTGTGCCTGCTGGTCTTAACAAAGTAACTACAGTTCCCTCCATACCTTCATATTGACTATACCTATTGGTAGCACTATATCCCTCTTCTTTTTTCATCTGGGTACCAAGAATAATCCTATCAAAGTGCTTACTTCTAGGTGCATACTTTAGCATCAAAATGAAAGCTATAATAGTTAAGATAAAGGATATCAGCAGAGAGACTACAGCACTGAAGGGTGTAGCAGAGGCCATGACAATACTTATAATAATACAAATAATGCCACCTATTCCTGGAATGCCAAAACCAGGAGCAAAAGCTTCAATTAACAACAGTAAAATTCCTACTAAAAACACCATAAGCACTGCCCATCCGGCATTACCAGCCAAAATAGCTCCCCCAAAGTAAAGTGCAAAGGATAAGAAGCTGACTGTCCCGCCTACCCCAAATCCAGCAGTAAACACCTCTAGCAATAGACCTATGAAACCTACTGTTAGTAAAACAGGCGCTACATAAGCACTGGTAATGGTCTGGGCTAATCTCACTCTACTTGGTACTGGCATCTCAATAACATTCCCGTCGTGAATTTCCACAGCCGCTAGAATATCATTATAGCTTTCTCTTACATGATCAGCAAATCCTATTTGCTTTGCCTGTTGGGTCGTTAGATTTAATAATCTGTTTTTCTCAACAATATCAGGTATTTCAATACTACTATCTGCCATGGAAGCCACTAGCTCAGGGTCTCTCCCTTTTTCTTCTGCTACTGTCCTTAACAAGCTGGTCCAAAAGGATAAGGATTTTTCTGTATTGGGAACAGGTTCAGCTGAACCTATGGTGCTACCAGGAGCCATGATAATAGTATCTGCAGAAATCGTCAACAGTACTCCCGCTGACTCCGCCTTTGTATTTACAAAGGAAATCGTCGGCAAACCAGCTGTCATTATGGCTTTACTTATTTTCTCTGCAGAATCAATTCTACCTCCATAAGTATCTATTTCAAATATAATTGCCGCTACATCAGGATCTCCCTTTACAATATTGATATTGTCCCTTACATACTCATATACCGCCGGCCCAATTTCTCCTCTTATTGGAATAACATAAACATTTTTCACTGTTATGTTTCCAATGGAGGAAAAGGGTAGAATTGAAAATACAAAAACAAAGATAAAAAAAGCAAGCCATCTTTTTTTCATTTTATCACCTCACCTCTTTCTTTAAGATTATTATAACATTAATTAGTTCACTATTATAATAATTATGAAAAGATTATTCTATAGAT
The sequence above is drawn from the Clostridium formicaceticum genome and encodes:
- the floA gene encoding flotillin-like protein FloA (flotillin-like protein involved in membrane lipid rafts); the protein is MPAFVPLLILLAIAFILLSVLLSFIPVGLWITAYFSGVKIGIFTLVGMRFRRVQPVRIVNPLIKANKAGLDLNIDKLEAHYLAGGDVNKVADALIAAQRADINLEFERAAAIDLAGRDVLQAVQVSVNPKVIETPKIAAVAKDGIEVMAKARVTVRANIERLVGGAGEETIIARVGEGIVTTVGSAGTHKDVLENPDLISRTVLHKGLDAGTAYEILSIDIADIDIGRNIGAQLQTDQAEADKRIAQAKAEERRAMAVAKEQEMKAAVEEMRAKVVEAEAEVPKAMATALKEGKLGVMDYYNMKNVLADTNMREAISKVNKSTDDTAKKDVKK
- the yqfC gene encoding sporulation protein YqfC, whose amino-acid sequence is MKKNEEIKKSLAEILELPKDIILDIPKITMVGNLQIYIENHKGIIEYSSNRVRINTKSGVLRIIGKNLLLKNIILEEIIIVGEIQQVEFTD
- a CDS encoding NfeD family protein; protein product: MKKRWLAFFIFVFVFSILPFSSIGNITVKNVYVIPIRGEIGPAVYEYVRDNINIVKGDPDVAAIIFEIDTYGGRIDSAEKISKAIMTAGLPTISFVNTKAESAGVLLTISADTIIMAPGSTIGSAEPVPNTEKSLSFWTSLLRTVAEEKGRDPELVASMADSSIEIPDIVEKNRLLNLTTQQAKQIGFADHVRESYNDILAAVEIHDGNVIEMPVPSRVRLAQTITSAYVAPVLLTVGFIGLLLEVFTAGFGVGGTVSFLSFALYFGGAILAGNAGWAVLMVFLVGILLLLIEAFAPGFGIPGIGGIICIIISIVMASATPFSAVVSLLISFILTIIAFILMLKYAPRSKHFDRIILGTQMKKEEGYSATNRYSQYEGMEGTVVTLLRPAGTIDIQGELLDVVSEGAFIEAGSKVKVVKVEGRRIIVKKIN